The following are encoded together in the Conger conger chromosome 11, fConCon1.1, whole genome shotgun sequence genome:
- the zgc:110329 gene encoding tetraspanin-15, whose amino-acid sequence MSSYSKWRNSNHFYYCIKFTLNIYSMLFSLVGLCVLCVGIYAEVERQKNRTLEGVFLAPAVVLILLGLVMFTVSVVGMVGSLRDNKTLLHMFLCVLCVLLALQALGLIVALIFETKTIALFQKSIREGIKHYYDDLDFKNILDFVQEKFSCCGGDEYKDWLVNQYHFCNGSGPLACGVPYTCCVRGKVGEVVNTLCGYRTLNRERVDLDGLIHVRGCIHAVNLWMGDNIGITAGICCAVGLPQLLGIVLSCVFWNMLVEMSESADMVDFRLVKRAGFEYSELDLSGAGCCLCLPRDGGYLPLPASEPQPWAPEPARQDRRPVRRQQPLYRAGSQQLGPARGMGADEVGFRAY is encoded by the exons ATGTCTTCGTATTCGAAGTGGAGAAACAGCAATCACTTCTATTACTGCATAAAGTTCACCCTCAATATTTACTCTATGCTTTTTTCG CTGGTGGGCCTGTGCGTGCTGTGCGTGGGGATCTACGCAGAGGTGGAGAGGCAGAAGAACCGCACCCTGGAGGGCGTGTTCCTGGCCCCGGCCGTGGTGCTCATCCTCCTGGGCCTCGTGATGTTCACCGTGTCCGTGGTGGGCATGGTGGGCTCCCTTCGGGACAACAAGACCCTGCTCCACATG tttctctgtgtgctgtgtgtcctGCTGGCTCTCCAGGCTCTGGGCCTCATCGTGGCGCTGATCTTTGAGACGAAG ACCATCGCGCTGTTTCAGAAGAGCATCCGCGAGGGAATCAAACACTACTACGACGACCTGGACTTCAAAAACATCCTGGACTTTGTGCAGGAGAAG ttcTCTTGCTGTGGTGGGGACGAGTACAAGGACTGGCTTGTCAATCAGTACCACTTCTGCAACGGCAGTGGCCCGCTGGCCTGTGGGGTCCCCTACACCTGCTGCGTGAGGGGCAAG GTGGGAGAGGTGGTCAACACGCTCTGTGGCTACAGGACTCTGAATCGAGAG cGTGTGGATCTGGATGGACTGATACACGTGCGAGGCTGTATTCACGCAGTAAACCTGTGGATGGGAGACAACATTGGGATCACAGCGGGGATCTGCTGTGCAGTGGGCCTGCCTCAG CTGCTGGGGATCGTCCTCAGCTGCGTGTTCTGGAACATGCTGGTGGAGATGAGCGAGTCGGCGGACATGGTGGACTTCCGGCTGGTGAAGCGGGCCGGGTTCGAGTACAGCGAGCTGGACCTGAGCGGGGCGGGCTGCTGCCTCTGCCTGCCCCGCGACGGGGGCTACCTGCCCCTCCCCGCCTCCGAGCCCCAGCCCTGGGCCCCCGAGCCGGCCCGCCAGGACCGCCGCCCGGTCCGGAGGCAGCAGCCCCTCTACCGGGCCGGGTCGCAGCAGCTGGGGCCCGCCCGCGGCATGGGGGCGGACGAGGTGGGCTTCCGGGCCTACTGA